One Mus musculus strain C57BL/6J chromosome 2, GRCm38.p6 C57BL/6J genomic window, ATAGATGGAGTAAAGATGAGCCCCCTTCCCCAGGGTTAGTGCTGTAAGCACTCAACACATCTGTTGGCTTGGTGAGTGGCTGAATGCATCCCTAGCTACAAACAGTACTTGTCCTTTGTGCTTCTTAGCCAGAAGCCAGACATCTTTAACTCAGTGTAGGAGAACTCTAGTGTAGCTGTAAATGGGCTTTGGGGAGTCTGCAAACCTTTGAATTAAACTACAACTTTACTATGTGTGCATTTTTCTGTATATAATTGAACTATTTAGttgttaaagatttttttttactattgttttattgatgtgtatgtatggacatgggttcagatcccctggagccagaattataggcagttgtgaactgtccAGATGTGAATACTGAgagccaaactctggtcctctggaaaagcagcactCCTCACCCCTAAGACATTTCTCCGCCCCCTCTAGATtagcttttaatttttgaattacatttcttcatttgtttgttttggtgggtatgtgcacatgtcacagcgcatatatggaggtcagaagacaactttgtagGAGTGAGTCCTCTTTGTCCATGaactgggtcctgggaatcaaagtcAGGTCAGCAGACTTGGCAgcaaggttttcttttttgtttctcaagacaagtgtcctgaaactagctctgtagaccaggttgggaaaactgattctccctccCTCCGCAGCCAGCCATTGTTTGccagtagctcttcatctagCGTGGAGCCTTATGAAATCCCCCATCCTGGTTAGCATGCCTGGCGTTGCTATGCCACCCGTGTTTAGTTGACCAtattggtttttttgtgttttttttgttgttgttgttgtttgtttgtttgtttgttgttttttgttttttttttgagacagggtttttctgtgtagccttggctgtcctgggtaactcactctgtagaccaggctggcctcaaactcagaaattcgcctgcctctgcctcccaagtgctgggattaaaggcatgcgccaccacgcctggcaagttGACCATATTGTTGACATTCCATGGATGAAGCCTCCCCAGCTactccaatccacccactccttcttcccaATGCTTCCTAAGGTATTGGAGGTTGCACTGTAGCTATTTGGAGGTCTCTGTGACCACCAGGGCCAGCACAGTATGGATCTGAGGgaggcaagaaagaagtctggttCAACACTACTCTAGCCAATGTTGGTCCAAACTGTAGGGTCTGACACAGGGAAGTTTATATTAGGCATATTCAAGTATAGCGTAATCTTGGAAAAAATATTTCTGTTGATAATTAACCCAATCCCATGCATACACTAAAGCTTAAGGCATGACTACATTGAACCTCTTTGAAAGTACATGTGACCTCTTTCATAAAGATGGGTCCTGTAGATTGACTCCATGTGTCATCATAAGGGTCTAAGGAGAGATCCAGTATGGTCTTGGTCATAGAGATAATGCAAAAGGTCACTGGAAAGTGCATGTTGCCTCTTCCATAAAGATAGGTTCTATTGACTGAGAAACAGTGCTCAATACAGGTCTAGGGAGAGTGACTGAGATAAATACAAGGGTCTGGGGGAGTCAGGCGGGATCAGGCCACACAGAGTGCAGAGGTCACAAGGGTATAAACTACATCTTTTCTCAGCCTTCTGGGTGGAAAACAGGCTGTACATCACCTTCTTTGAAAGAAGACACTGTGTTCAACACCCCTCCTTTCCGCAGTGCTTAGCTGTGAGCGCGAGGACCTCATGTCCTCTACACAAATGTGCCAAATGGGGAGGACAACTGTCACTTACTCTCTGCATTTTAGCCAGTCTGGAGTCTTTGTAGTATAGTCTCTGTGTGCTGCAAAAACAAGCTCTTTTGATGAGAGACAAGAGCTATACTTCCCTATGGACAAAAGAACAAGTATTTAGAATACAATTAGAAATCATAtcgatggggctggtgagatggctcagcgggtaagagcacagactgctcttccaaaggtcctgagttcaaatcccagcaaccatatggtggctcacaaccatctgtaattggatctgatgccctcttctggagtgtctgaagacagctagagtgtacttacatataataaataaataaatctttaaaaaaataaaaaagaaagaaatcatatcAATTTAGGAAGATGGTAGTAGTAGATTCTCCTCTAGGGTCTAGGGCCACTTCAGCCACAGAGAGTTGGCCAGGTCTACCATCCCAGGCATGAATTTCCTATTGAGCAGGTCTtcagtccaattagacagctgctGGTAACTCTTGAGATGATAATGCCACATTGTACCATGGGGATGTCTTGCCAGACTGGTCATTATTGTGGTTCACAGGCGTTACAGCTGGATAGAAGTATTGATTGCTTTTCCCACTGTTCTTGTATAGTGGTTGTGATGCTATGAGAGCTAGCCCTCAGGGAGGAGGCTTCTGGGAAAGTTACAGTGCTATCCCTCCAAGTGTCCTAAGTGTACGGTGTTTCCAGCGATAGAGTCTTACCTTCATGTTCTGGGAGGCAACCTAGGACAAAGGCAGTAGCTTATTGCAGTGgcctgaatgagaaatgtccccacttggggctggtgagatggctcagtgggtaagagcacccgactgctcttctgaaggtcctgagtacaaatcccagcaaccacatggtggctcacaaccatctgtaataagatctgactccctcttctggagtgtctgaagacagctacaactcacatataataaattaaataaataaataaataaataaataaataaataaataaataaataaataagaaagaaatgtccCCACTCTCCAGCTTTAAACAATTGGTACCCAGTTGGTAACACTGTTTGGGGGAGgcttaagaggtgtggccttgttggaagaagggCGTCATTGAAGGCAACCTTTGAGAATTTGAAGGCTTGAGCCATTGTTTCTAGTTTGCTCCATTTTGTGTTTGCTGTTGAAGGTAAGAGCTTTCCGTGCGCTGCGTCGGATGCTCCAGCTGCCTTGTTTGCTGCTTGCTGACAATCGTGCCTCATTGCCATGACGCCTCTTAGCTCTCTGGAATCATAAGACCAAATCAACTCATTTTCTGGAAGTATCCTTGACCATGgagtcttatcacagcaacaaaaacataATGAATGTGTCTATATTGAGTGCATAGCCTGAAATCCCACAGAAGCAGGAAGGTAGAAAGGGGGAGCTCTAATAGGACATGGGTGCTCTAAAgtggaaaaggagaaaaacaggAGGTCATTCTAACTGGGGGGCGAGGGTAACAcagcaggaggaaagagaaattACACTAACGAAGCTTGAAAACGTCATAGGGAAACATATTTTATAAGCTTACTTAACATATATTAATAACACAGAATTATATTAAGACATTATAATAACCATATAATAATAACACATATATTAATAACACTgcatttgagaagcagaggcaggtagatctgtctgagttcaaggccagcctggtctacatagcaggttccaggccagtcagagctacacagagaaaatcttTTCTtgaacccaccccccccccccaaaaaaagaagtgTACTATACATgtgaatgttgtgtgtgtgtgacatgggtGATAATGCTCCTCTCAAGAGCCAAAGACTACCAAAATCTCTAGTGCCAGGCATGGAAACCTCCCTTTGTACTGTTGGTTAAGGAGGTCcaaggttgcttttttttttttttttttttactttgagatttatttctttttatgtgcattggtgttctgcctgcatgtctgtgagaGGCGCCAGATCCTcagcaactggagttacagacagctgtgagctgtcatgtgggtgctgggaactgaactcagtcctcaaggacagtgctctgaaccactgggccatctctcctgccagGTCGCTCTCTTTTCAAGTAAGATCCAGGTTAGGTGACAATGACAAGGTACTTAAATGCTGAGGAGGCTTCACCTTCCTCTGTCAGAGAAACTGCAATCCAGTGGAATTTTCGAACAGACCCAGGGCAGGGTCAGATGGGCTTCCTGCTTTGCTTGCCTCCGGGGCTCTATGGAATCTAATGAAACATAGTAATGTCACCTCTCTAGAGCCTGGTACAATACAAGAACCTCCTCTGGACTGGAACACAGCTTAGCAGAACAGACTGTCTTTATACCTCAGCCTCTAAGAACTGCCACTTCCCCAAGCTGATTAGCATTCTAAGTAAGATGTGATGTGAGAAGAAAAACACCGGGTGGGTGCAGGATTTTGGAATTCTGTTTTTGTCATTGTGGTTTtatatagctctagctgtcctggaactctttatggagactagactggccttgaattcagaactcagagatccttctaCTTTGGCCTCCatagtgttaggattaaagaagTGTGCTACCACCTTGCTGGGTCAGGATTCCCAAATTCAAACCTGTGATGCAACATGATCTCAGAGAAGTAAGTCCTTTTCCCTCGGGAGCTGACAGACTCCCTGTGTAAATCTTGCAGGTTGCACTACATTGTTGCTGTTCCTGGTACAGACATTAATTAGATACAAGCATGTAGTTATTCAAAATGTGGTTCTAggatagcaagatggctcagcaggtaaaggcacttgttgccGAGCTTAAagcttattctctctctgtctgtctctgtctctgtctctttctctctctgtctctctgtctctctgtccctctgtctctctctcagctgGGAgttgtggtacatgcctttaccTCAGAgcttgggaggtgggggaggcaggcagatctgagctccagactggctttggctgcatagtgagactctgttttaaAAGTGAATAGGAGGGGCCATAATAAATGTTTTAGTGTGTTGGATGATGCTCTGTTCCTTCCTAATATTTACTGCTTCCCTAAATACTAGGGCACTTACCAGGCTAGACCCGTCTAGGTACTGCAGGATACAGAAGTGAACAAAATCTAGGTGCCATTGTAGCTGGTCATGATGGACATGATGACATGCCCATAGTCTCAGGCTTGGGAGACTGTACCGGGAGTATGGTCCTGACTCGGGACCATCCTGGGTTATATATCCAGTACCAGGCTAGCAAAAGAATCAAAGCAAAACCTCTTGTCTAAATTACATAGGAGATTGGGGCAATGTCATAATCAATAAAATGTGCGGAAGCCCGGGGACCCATGTGCAGATACCCAGCACTGTAGGTAAAAAGCGACAGACCAGAGCTCAGGGGACTGTGATCCCGACtctgaagagagagaaacagcagaATCCCTAGGACCCGTTGGTTAGCTCTCTAGTCAAACTTGTAAGAGACCGTGACTCAGAACAGAGAGGAGGAgttgagatggcccagtggataaACCTCACGCTTGCTGCCTAAGCATGAGGACTTGCTTGTAAACCCCGAATCCACATAAACAGAGGGTGCTGTGGTACTTGCCTGTCACTGAAGCTCTGTGGGAGTAGGGACAAGTGGAACCATGGAGTCGTCCCAGCCCTCGTTCaatggttctcaaactgtgggtcggGACCTCCTttgcaaacctctatctccaaaagtttattcataacagtagcaaaattacaggttttcttttaaagacttatttattttatgtatatgagtacacagttgctgtcttcagacacaccagaaaagggcatcggatcccattacagatggttgtgagccaccatgtggttgctgggaattgaactcaggaccactggaagagcagtgagtgctcttaaccgctgagccacctttccagtccaacaaaaatatagttatgaaataacaatgagaataattttatggttggaggtcacccaacatgaggaactgtatttaaaggtcgcagcattaggaagattgagaaccgctGGGGCCtagttgaaaaaacaaaacaaaaaagtgagcCCCAGGTTCAGAAAGAGAGAATCTATCTCGAAAGCTAAGGTGGGGAGCAGGAGAAGACAGCAGCAGAGATCAACTtctggatggacacacacacacacacacacacacccaaaccatGAACAAAAATGTATCAGGAAAGGGGGATGGGCTGCTGGCTCCCAGTGACGTCACGGGCGCTCTGTGACGCGGCTCCTCTGTGACGGTGACAACAGCACAGCAGCGGGAGGGTCGGCCGAGCCGCCGCGGGGCTCACGCAGGGTGCTACCCTGCGGCGCGAGGCAGCTGAGGAAGGGCCGAGGGCTTTGGCTGCGGCGACTTCGGCTTCCCAGAGGGGTAGCCCAGGTCAGGATGCGGCGGAGCCCCCGCTCAGGCTCGGCCGCATCCTCTCATAATCACACACCCAACTTCTACAGCGAGAACAGCAATAGTTCCCACAGCGCGACTTCGGGGGACAGCAATGGGCGCCGGTCCGCTGGGCCGGAGCTCGGGGAGCCCGAGGGCAGAAGGGCCCGGGGCTCGAGCTGTGGTGAGCCCGCCTTAAGCCCAGGAATGCCCGGAGGAGACACATGGGCAGGAAGCTCTCGGCCGAAGCTGGCGCCTCGGAGCCACAATGGGCAGACCGCCTGTGGCGCGGCAACCGTGAGGGGCGGGGCCTCGGGTGCGGGCGGGGTCGAACCCGGGGGCGAGAGGGCGGGGCGGGCTCGGGGGCGGGGCCCGGCGCGGACCTGGGTGCAGAAGCCCCGACCTGGCTCACGAGGGGACGTGCTCGACACGTGTCCCTCGGGGGCGAGCTCGGTGCCATGGCCGGTCCCGGGAGGGGGCGGAGGAAATCCTGTGCCTGGGCATGGCTGAGGAGGTGCCGCAGGGCCGGCGTGAGTGTGACCCTAGTCCGGCCGCACGGGGACTCAGACTGGGGGGCGGTTTCCACTGATTGAGACTCTCCAGCTCCGGGTCTGGGCGTGTGCAGGGAGTGTGACCTGGGGCAAAGGCCTGGACTAAAAGCCTGTTTGAGAGGCTGCCCAGCTGTTTGGCACTAGGGTCAGGAGCCTGCGCCCGGGCCCCGAGGGGAAGAGCGGGCCTGTGGTGCACAAAACCTCAATGGTGCCCTGGGCTCTTGCAGAACCGTCTGGATCTTCTGTAGTTTTGGAGGAACAACTCAACCTTCTCCCGATCCTGGATCTGAGGCAGGAGATGCCTACCCCGAGGGTGTCCAAGAGCTTCCTGAGTACGAGCCAGGCCAGCCCCATCCCCTCTGACCTTGGCACTCAGAACCCCATTTCTGCTGAGTCTGAGTCAGAGAAACCAGCCCAGATGCCCTTTGACCTCTGCTCTCGGACCCCCGCCCCTGTTCCCAGTTCTCCTCCTCGAGCCTGTGCCCTAGTGTCCAGCCTCAGCTCATTTCCCCAAACGACCCTTGCCTCCTGAGCCCCAGACTCTTGTCCTCCGCACCACCCCAGTCCCCACCCCGGCTTCTCTTGAGCCCTTCTGAACCTGCACTACCTCACCTTCATGGATCACCCTCTCTGAGCTGCTTCTCCGGTCTCCGTCCCTAGGCCTCCTCTTTCAGGTGCTGAGCATGGTGTTATCCCTGGCAGTCGATGGGCTGGtctgtgtgtgcaggtcagagggaaCGGCAGGGCTCAGGGAAGGGCAGCAGGGCTGGCCCCACCCAGGCTAGAGCAGATCCagatctgcttgagttcccagAAACTGGGCGGGTCTAGGACCCCCACGGTCGAGGCTTGAGTGGTTCAGGGCCTCTAGGCAGCAGCTTCCACTCCTGTTCTTTAGGGAAATCTGCTCCATCCGCTTCCTGTTCACTGCTGTGTCGCTCCTGAGCATCTTTCTGGCAGGTGAGGAGCATCGATTCCCTGGGACCCAGCTCTGCAGGTTTGGGGCCAagtccagccccccccccccgaactccGTCTTGGTGGCCTTCAGCCCATTCTAGTGACCCCCCCCATCTTGGTCTCCCGAGTGTGCTCCGGCAGCCCTAGGTTTCACCCCAactccttgctttcttccttgtCCTCTTACATCAGAGGAcacctttcctctttttcttcctccagcaCTCTGGTGGGGGCTCCTGTACCTGATCCCTCCTTTGGAGAACGTGAGTTGGGGAGACCTATGTCTCCAGGTGGGGTgaggttgtgtgtatgtggggggcaTCCCTGGGCTGTTGGGATGGGGGCAGTGTAGGAAGCACTGAGTATAAATCCCCATGGGCCAACCAAGAATGGTAGGGCAATGTTGACAGAGAAGGGTGCTTACTGGTCCCTTCCTCCACAGGAACCTACGGAGATGCTGACTCTAAGGTGAAAGGGCAGCTGGGGCAGGCCTGGGCAACACTGGCAATGCCTCTGTGGGTGCTTTCTGAGAGGAATGCACAGGGACAGGTAGCTAACTGCATGGTACCCACCTCCCAACTACAGCCAATACCACCACCGCGTGCATTCCCAGGGCCAGCAACTGCAGCAGCTCCAGGCAGAACTGAATAAACTCCACAAGGAGGTGTCCAGCGTTCGTGCAGCCCACAGTGAGGTGGGCTATGGCCCAGCTGGGAGGCTCAGGGGTCTAGCTGTGTTCACTTGGAAGACTGGGTCCCAGTGTGGGGAATCTTTCTCAAGGCCC contains:
- the Spag4 gene encoding sperm-associated antigen 4 protein, which produces MRRSPRSGSAASSHNHTPNFYSENSNSSHSATSGDSNGRRSAGPELGEPEGRRARGSSCGEPALSPGMPGGDTWAGSSRPKLAPRSHNGQTACGAATVRGGASEPSGSSVVLEEQLNLLPILDLRQEMPTPRVSKSFLSLLFQVLSMVLSLAVDGLVCVCREICSIRFLFTAVSLLSIFLAALWWGLLYLIPPLENEPTEMLTLSQYHHRVHSQGQQLQQLQAELNKLHKEVSSVRAAHSERVAKLVFQRLNEDFVRKPDYALSSVGASIDLEKTSSDYEDQNTAYFWNRLSFWNYARPPSVILEPDVFPGNCWAFEGDKGQVVIRLPGHVQLSDITLQHPPPTVAHTGGASSAPRDFAVYGLQADDETEVFLGKFIFDVQKSEIQTFHLQNDPPSAFPKVKIQILSNWGHPRFTCLYRVRAHGVRTSEWADDNATGVTGGPH